From Hippea jasoniae, one genomic window encodes:
- a CDS encoding glycosyltransferase family protein: MDSQKSSGLNEFLSLQNLLGIITFLLISSPWYIEMYRLYGALFFKKFFIYHNIERFTGEAHQHPYSIFYYIPITLMAIYLWWPYLKELYANINLKNPIDKFLLLWSGWILLFFSISANKLPYYMTPAFIPIAIIAGKYSDKLHTKKAGLLFFIIELTIAAGLSIFCYLQHLYKLIPVISTGFLILSLINLKKEIPVKTIFIKTIILTLTLITVLYIFESYRITKKVWIAYTQTHIPITFYRINDQSIIAYTRQCIKEFKNPSKLPENYLILTKKKYLKTLPFKFKLILTGRGKGKKLALIKKI; the protein is encoded by the coding sequence GTGGATAGTCAAAAAAGCTCTGGTTTAAATGAGTTTCTATCATTACAAAATCTACTGGGTATAATAACATTTTTACTGATCAGCTCTCCCTGGTATATTGAAATGTATAGGCTATACGGGGCTCTATTTTTCAAAAAATTTTTTATCTATCACAATATCGAAAGGTTCACCGGAGAAGCCCATCAACATCCCTATTCAATATTTTATTACATACCAATAACTTTAATGGCCATTTATTTGTGGTGGCCATACTTAAAAGAACTGTATGCGAATATAAATTTAAAAAACCCGATAGATAAATTTTTGCTACTATGGAGTGGGTGGATATTACTTTTCTTCTCAATCTCGGCCAATAAATTACCCTACTATATGACGCCAGCTTTTATTCCCATTGCTATAATTGCTGGAAAATACTCCGATAAGCTCCATACAAAAAAAGCCGGTTTATTATTTTTTATTATTGAGTTAACAATAGCAGCGGGTTTGAGCATTTTTTGCTACCTGCAACACCTATATAAATTAATTCCTGTAATATCAACAGGATTTCTAATACTTTCATTAATTAATCTTAAAAAAGAAATTCCCGTTAAAACCATCTTTATAAAAACAATCATCCTTACCCTTACATTAATTACCGTATTATACATATTTGAATCATATAGAATTACAAAAAAAGTCTGGATAGCATATACACAAACCCATATCCCCATTACATTTTACAGGATAAACGATCAATCAATTATTGCCTATACAAGGCAGTGCATAAAAGAGTTTAAAAATCCATCAAAATTACCAGAAAACTATCTTATATTGACAAAGAAAAAATATTTAAAAACATTGCCGTTTAAATTCAAACTTATACTTACAGGAAGGGGAAAAGGCAAAAAGCTCGCTTTAATAAAAAAAATATAA
- a CDS encoding ArnT family glycosyltransferase: MFFSLGSFYIAFYPPDEPKYVDAALRMIEHSNYIIPFFNCHIRFDKPIFYYLELVVPFKLFGVDYMLKTGHNPFGIIEYAAKILSIISGSLEALYLYMIRSTYSMIKKLQPTAL; this comes from the coding sequence ATGTTTTTTTCACTTGGAAGTTTTTACATAGCTTTTTACCCTCCCGATGAACCAAAGTATGTCGATGCTGCTTTAAGAATGATCGAGCATTCAAACTATATAATACCTTTCTTTAACTGCCATATAAGATTCGATAAACCTATTTTCTACTATCTTGAATTAGTGGTACCCTTTAAACTATTTGGTGTTGATTATATGCTTAAAACAGGTCATAATCCATTTGGCATTATTGAATATGCGGCAAAAATCCTATCCATCATTTCAGGATCATTGGAGGCATTATACCTATATATGATTAGATCCACCTATTCAATGATAAAAAAGCTGCAGCCAACAGCGTTATAG
- a CDS encoding ArsA family ATPase: protein MKRIIFFLGKGGVGKTTSSAALSYALSDKDHTVYWMSIDPAHNISDITKTPLKTKTNIYKNLFAEEIDIDKYLKKFLHQTTQRMKETYKYLQIINLEHMFDILKHSPGMEEYATMYALKDKIEENSDFEYIVVDTPPTGLMLKIFTLPFSSKMWIEKLIKWRKMIISKRAAIANIKPDAIDKDLAIAEEDDKVLKELGFQKEYVDFLINILLDREQTRIAIVLNEDKMSLNESKLIVEGLEQLSIKYDFIILNKEGLMGKNDEIKTAFKDKPILSVPFIRDATNIESLIKIGERFLNLVI from the coding sequence ATGAAAAGAATTATATTTTTTTTAGGCAAAGGCGGGGTTGGTAAAACCACATCTTCAGCAGCCTTATCATACGCCCTTTCTGACAAAGATCACACTGTTTATTGGATGTCAATAGACCCAGCGCATAACATATCGGATATTACAAAAACACCCCTTAAAACAAAAACGAATATTTACAAAAATTTGTTCGCAGAAGAGATAGATATAGATAAATACCTGAAGAAATTCCTCCACCAGACAACGCAGAGAATGAAGGAAACTTATAAATACTTACAAATCATCAATCTTGAACATATGTTTGACATACTCAAGCACTCTCCAGGCATGGAAGAGTACGCTACCATGTACGCATTAAAGGATAAAATTGAAGAAAATAGCGATTTTGAATATATAGTGGTTGATACACCACCCACAGGCTTGATGCTAAAGATTTTTACCCTGCCCTTTTCATCTAAAATGTGGATAGAAAAATTGATCAAATGGCGTAAAATGATAATCTCAAAAAGAGCTGCCATTGCCAATATTAAACCCGATGCTATAGATAAAGACCTTGCCATTGCCGAAGAAGACGACAAAGTGTTAAAAGAGCTGGGGTTTCAGAAAGAATATGTTGATTTTTTGATTAACATCCTACTGGATAGAGAGCAAACAAGAATAGCAATAGTATTAAACGAAGATAAAATGTCTTTAAATGAAAGTAAGCTAATTGTAGAGGGTTTAGAACAACTAAGCATAAAATACGACTTTATCATCTTAAACAAAGAGGGCTTGATGGGAAAAAATGATGAAATAAAAACAGCATTTAAAGATAAACCCATATTATCCGTTCCATTTATAAGAGATGCAACAAATATAGAAAGCCTGATAAAAATAGGAGAGAGGTTTTTAAACCTTGTCATTTAA
- a CDS encoding carbon starvation CstA family protein, with the protein MSSTALILIGLAVYIIAYFGYGKYLQKSVVGKSERDVPAKRLYDGTDFVPANKYVLFGHHFASIAGAAPIVGPVIALAWGWLPAILWIWFGNVLIGAVHDYLSLMSSVRYDGHSVQWVAGKVIKKRTSYIFAWFIFFVLILVVAAFGAVLGMIFVKQPAVPTAYILQVIFAIILGYVMYKLKAPFSISTLLAIALLAVSIYLAVKFPTHAAYKIWMVVFFFYIIIAAALPVNILLQPRDYMNAWLLVAGLLIGGIAVVFAFKPMAIPATTMFSPPIIGGKASPFWPTIPLIIACGSLSGFHALVASGTSSKQLSEEVEGLFIGYGGMLTEGFLSTLVVLSIGIAGAGILHSGQANFLTDPQAFGNNYLHIMKSSGGPVGVFAKSYATVVYGVLGIPKVFMIILAAMWVASFAMTTLDTTNRLARYTFTEILEPIKDSARGVYDFFTNKWVASIIPAAIGIALAWSGEWKIIWPAFGAANQMLASIALFTVSAWVMRVQKKPSWSILSVAIFLWITVTSAMIWYLITIVPSSIAKNPIQGYILAAIMVIMLILNFILMFDFLKPDKNIGAEAKENA; encoded by the coding sequence ATGAGTTCAACTGCTCTCATTTTAATTGGCCTTGCCGTATATATCATAGCGTATTTTGGATACGGCAAGTATCTTCAAAAATCGGTTGTGGGAAAATCTGAAAGAGATGTTCCTGCAAAAAGGCTTTACGATGGCACCGACTTTGTTCCTGCCAACAAGTATGTTTTATTTGGTCATCACTTTGCATCCATTGCAGGCGCAGCACCGATTGTAGGACCTGTTATAGCACTTGCCTGGGGATGGCTACCCGCTATTTTATGGATTTGGTTTGGCAATGTACTTATTGGTGCTGTTCATGATTATTTATCATTGATGAGTTCAGTTAGATACGACGGACACTCGGTTCAATGGGTTGCAGGCAAGGTCATTAAAAAAAGGACTTCCTACATTTTCGCCTGGTTTATCTTTTTTGTATTGATTCTGGTCGTTGCGGCATTTGGAGCTGTATTGGGTATGATTTTTGTCAAACAACCGGCTGTACCAACAGCATATATTTTGCAAGTAATCTTTGCTATAATCTTAGGGTATGTTATGTACAAACTCAAGGCTCCATTTTCAATTTCTACGCTTCTGGCTATTGCTCTGCTTGCTGTATCAATCTATCTGGCAGTAAAATTCCCGACACACGCTGCATATAAAATCTGGATGGTTGTATTTTTCTTCTATATCATCATAGCAGCTGCACTACCTGTTAACATTCTACTTCAACCCAGGGATTACATGAACGCATGGCTGCTTGTTGCAGGTTTACTCATTGGTGGTATAGCGGTTGTTTTTGCATTTAAACCCATGGCAATACCTGCAACAACAATGTTTTCACCGCCAATTATAGGAGGCAAAGCATCACCGTTCTGGCCTACAATCCCATTAATTATTGCATGCGGTTCTTTGAGCGGCTTCCATGCCCTTGTTGCAAGCGGTACAAGCTCAAAACAGCTTTCAGAGGAAGTAGAGGGATTGTTCATAGGTTATGGTGGCATGCTTACAGAGGGGTTTTTATCCACATTAGTTGTTCTTTCAATAGGTATCGCAGGTGCAGGCATACTACACAGCGGTCAGGCAAATTTCCTTACAGATCCTCAGGCATTTGGAAATAACTATCTTCATATTATGAAATCCTCTGGCGGTCCTGTAGGTGTTTTTGCCAAATCTTATGCAACAGTAGTTTATGGAGTGCTTGGTATTCCCAAAGTATTTATGATAATACTTGCGGCCATGTGGGTTGCATCGTTTGCCATGACAACACTGGATACAACAAACAGGCTTGCACGTTACACATTTACTGAAATACTCGAACCCATTAAAGATTCAGCAAGAGGCGTCTATGATTTCTTCACAAACAAATGGGTAGCATCCATCATTCCTGCTGCCATTGGAATAGCCCTTGCCTGGAGTGGCGAATGGAAAATTATATGGCCAGCATTTGGTGCTGCAAACCAGATGCTTGCATCTATTGCTTTATTTACCGTTAGTGCCTGGGTTATGAGAGTACAGAAAAAACCATCGTGGTCAATTTTAAGTGTTGCCATCTTCTTATGGATTACAGTTACATCAGCAATGATATGGTATTTAATAACAATCGTTCCATCCTCAATTGCCAAAAACCCGATCCAGGGATATATACTTGCTGCAATTATGGTTATAATGTTGATTCTAAACTTCATCTTAATGTTTGATTTCTTAAAACCCGACAAAAACATAGGTGCTGAAGCAAAAGAAAATGCTTAA
- the pgeF gene encoding peptidoglycan editing factor PgeF: MGFVEDVRFLDFNARCVFFNRYGGVSSPPFDELNFSFSVGDSPTNINENLKIVSKTINADVIATVNQVHSSKIVEYPACEDADGIYTFKTGVFLAIKFADCLPIALLDKKTGMIMAIHAGWRGSFLKIAEKAIDIFISYGSNPKDILVSIGPHICHNCYEVKEDVAAKFKGYIIKQDSKLYLNLSSVNIDQFIKKGLKKENIRDLSICTFENKAFFSYRRDKICGRHIGGIIKITS, translated from the coding sequence ATGGGTTTTGTTGAGGATGTAAGGTTTCTTGATTTCAATGCCCGATGTGTGTTTTTCAATAGATACGGAGGTGTAAGCAGCCCACCATTTGATGAGTTGAATTTTAGCTTTAGCGTGGGCGATAGCCCTACAAACATCAATGAGAACTTAAAAATCGTCTCAAAAACGATAAACGCCGATGTTATAGCCACAGTCAACCAGGTCCATTCATCAAAAATTGTTGAATATCCTGCCTGTGAGGATGCAGACGGCATATACACCTTCAAAACTGGCGTGTTTCTTGCAATAAAGTTTGCAGACTGTCTGCCCATAGCCTTACTTGATAAAAAAACCGGTATGATTATGGCAATCCATGCAGGCTGGAGGGGTAGTTTTCTAAAGATTGCTGAAAAAGCTATCGACATCTTTATAAGCTACGGTTCAAATCCTAAGGATATATTGGTTTCCATCGGTCCGCATATCTGTCATAACTGCTACGAGGTCAAAGAGGATGTTGCGGCAAAATTCAAAGGCTATATCATAAAGCAGGATTCAAAACTATATTTAAACCTGTCAAGTGTAAACATAGATCAATTCATAAAAAAGGGTTTGAAGAAAGAAAATATCAGGGATTTATCTATATGCACTTTTGAAAATAAAGCCTTCTTTTCATATAGAAGAGACAAAATCTGTGGCAGGCATATCGGCGGAATAATAAAAATAACATCCTGA
- the serS gene encoding serine--tRNA ligase, translating into MLDLAILRKNPEILKENLQKRFSDIDVDGLIELDKKVRAKKAQLDEALAKRNSISKEIGRKKAKGENVEELLKESKTVLDEIEILQKDYKNLKDQFMKRWLLVPNLLDDDVPVGKDESFNIEIRRVGDIPQFDFKPKEHYELAAELDILDFERAAKLSGSRFVVYKGDGAKLERALINFMLDLHTQKHGYKEIIPPYIVNYEVMEGTGQFPKFIEETYETDGQYLIPTAEVPLVNLHREEKLKEEELPIKYVAYTACFRKEAGSYGKDVKGIIRQHQFNKVELVQFTAPQKSAEALEELTSHAEEVLKLLGLPYRVVVLSSGDIGFSAAKTYDIEVWLPGQGRYREISSCSNTRDFQARRANIKVKGKNKKTFLPHTLNGSGVAVGRCLVAILENYQQKDGSIKIPEALIPYFGKDRIG; encoded by the coding sequence ATGTTAGATTTAGCAATATTGAGAAAGAATCCTGAAATCTTAAAAGAAAACCTGCAAAAACGTTTCTCCGACATAGATGTGGATGGCTTGATTGAGCTTGACAAAAAAGTTAGAGCAAAAAAGGCTCAGTTGGATGAAGCATTAGCAAAAAGAAACAGTATCTCCAAAGAGATAGGAAGAAAAAAGGCAAAAGGCGAAAATGTTGAAGAACTCTTAAAAGAAAGCAAAACCGTTTTAGATGAAATAGAAATTCTGCAGAAGGATTACAAAAATCTAAAAGATCAATTTATGAAGAGATGGCTACTTGTGCCCAATCTACTTGATGATGATGTTCCAGTGGGTAAGGATGAATCGTTTAATATAGAAATCAGAAGGGTTGGAGATATACCACAGTTTGATTTTAAGCCAAAAGAGCATTATGAACTTGCAGCTGAGCTTGATATATTGGATTTTGAGCGGGCTGCCAAATTATCCGGTTCAAGATTTGTGGTCTACAAAGGTGACGGAGCAAAGCTTGAAAGAGCACTGATAAACTTTATGCTTGATTTGCACACACAAAAACACGGTTACAAAGAAATCATACCGCCATATATAGTAAACTACGAGGTTATGGAGGGCACAGGTCAATTTCCCAAATTCATAGAAGAGACATACGAAACCGACGGTCAATACCTGATACCTACTGCTGAGGTGCCACTTGTAAACCTCCACAGGGAAGAAAAACTCAAAGAGGAAGAGTTGCCGATTAAATATGTTGCCTACACCGCCTGTTTTAGAAAAGAGGCCGGTAGCTACGGCAAGGATGTAAAGGGTATAATAAGGCAGCATCAATTCAACAAAGTTGAGCTTGTACAGTTTACAGCACCGCAGAAATCAGCAGAGGCGCTTGAGGAGTTAACATCGCATGCAGAGGAGGTTTTGAAACTTTTAGGTCTGCCATACAGGGTTGTTGTTCTATCAAGCGGCGATATTGGATTTTCGGCTGCCAAAACATACGATATAGAGGTGTGGCTGCCAGGACAGGGACGCTACAGAGAGATTTCATCATGCTCCAATACAAGGGATTTTCAGGCAAGAAGAGCCAACATCAAAGTTAAAGGCAAAAACAAAAAAACATTTCTTCCGCATACATTGAACGGATCAGGTGTAGCTGTTGGTAGATGCCTTGTGGCAATTTTAGAAAATTATCAGCAGAAGGATGGCTCGATAAAAATACCCGAGGCTTTAATTCCGTATTTTGGCAAAGACAGGATCGGTTAA
- the galU gene encoding UTP--glucose-1-phosphate uridylyltransferase GalU produces the protein MSKKVKKAVLPVAGFGTRFLPATKSSSKEMLPLVDKPLIHYAVEDAIEAGVEQIIFVTGRGKRAIEDYFDISFELEYHLKYQGKEDLIEELRKISDMADFVYIRQKEPKGLGHAVLRAKDVVGDEPFAVILADDVIEAQKSGTAQLVEVYNRYHCSVIGLEVVKPEDVSNYGIVAGKEVEKNLFRLETFVEKPKKEEAPGNTAIIGRYIFTPAIFDELQKTAVGRGGEIQLTDAIASLSKKEVIYGKVLEGNRFDCGSKMGFLKATVEFALKDKQINGEFKNYLHEVIGC, from the coding sequence ATGTCAAAAAAGGTTAAAAAGGCTGTTCTACCTGTGGCCGGTTTTGGCACAAGATTTTTACCTGCTACAAAGTCATCCTCAAAAGAGATGCTACCACTTGTTGATAAACCATTAATTCACTATGCCGTTGAGGATGCTATTGAAGCAGGGGTGGAGCAGATAATATTCGTAACAGGTAGGGGAAAAAGGGCGATTGAGGATTATTTCGACATATCATTTGAGCTTGAGTATCATCTGAAATATCAGGGAAAAGAAGATCTCATTGAAGAATTGAGAAAAATCAGTGATATGGCTGATTTTGTATACATAAGACAGAAAGAACCCAAAGGTCTTGGCCATGCCGTATTGAGGGCTAAGGATGTTGTGGGTGATGAACCGTTTGCCGTTATCTTAGCTGATGATGTTATAGAAGCTCAAAAAAGCGGCACAGCTCAGCTTGTTGAGGTATATAATAGATATCACTGCAGCGTAATAGGTCTTGAGGTTGTAAAACCCGAAGATGTTTCAAACTACGGCATTGTTGCAGGAAAAGAGGTGGAAAAAAACCTATTCAGGCTTGAGACATTCGTTGAAAAACCAAAAAAAGAGGAAGCACCAGGCAACACAGCAATAATTGGAAGATATATTTTTACACCAGCTATATTCGATGAGCTACAAAAAACAGCTGTGGGTAGAGGAGGAGAGATTCAGCTGACAGATGCAATAGCTTCTCTATCCAAAAAAGAGGTTATATACGGCAAAGTACTGGAGGGAAATAGGTTTGACTGCGGAAGCAAAATGGGGTTTTTAAAAGCGACAGTGGAGTTTGCATTAAAAGATAAACAGATAAACGGAGAATTTAAGAATTACCTGCATGAGGTGATAGGATGTTAG
- a CDS encoding (Fe-S)-binding protein: protein MDKRLKETWESCVKCGICRSVCPVFKEEKNEAYVARGHITLLSELVKGNIDFKEETAKDYLYKCLLCTTCVEACPNNSQTDLIVEIARHEVIKKHGLATYKKIMAKVLKSRTLMDFTFKSANFFSGVVFSKTQLPRESLVSRFNTKPLPKGKTLPHLSKKTFLEKYATNKKKASVAVFPGCLINYTYTEIGDAFIRILNRLNIGYLVDPKQLCCGAPVYFSGNFKDAAYLARANIKRFEELDVDFIIVLEPTCASTIKHDYEKLFIYLKESKWEERAKNISKKIIDPVKFLYDHTDLLKKMGRLNIKTTYHDPCHLKRTQKIKDEPRAFLKQSTLFKEMKEADRCCGNGGTFSIDYPDTSFKIATRKLNNILNSNADHLITGCSACIMQLSDMLKRNGHENIRVLHTVEIIDMAMEANYVKKG, encoded by the coding sequence ATGGATAAAAGATTAAAGGAAACCTGGGAATCCTGCGTCAAATGCGGCATATGCAGAAGCGTCTGTCCCGTATTCAAAGAAGAGAAAAATGAAGCCTATGTAGCCAGAGGCCATATCACGCTTCTCAGCGAGCTTGTCAAAGGCAATATAGACTTTAAAGAAGAAACGGCAAAGGATTATCTGTATAAATGTCTGCTGTGCACAACCTGTGTAGAGGCATGCCCCAATAACTCTCAAACAGACCTGATTGTGGAAATAGCCCGTCATGAGGTTATAAAAAAACATGGACTTGCAACATACAAAAAAATCATGGCAAAGGTGCTAAAAAGCAGAACATTGATGGATTTTACCTTTAAAAGCGCAAACTTCTTTTCAGGCGTTGTATTTTCAAAAACACAACTACCGAGGGAATCACTTGTATCTCGTTTTAACACAAAACCTCTACCAAAAGGTAAAACCCTGCCTCATCTGTCCAAAAAAACATTTTTAGAAAAATATGCAACAAATAAAAAGAAAGCTTCTGTGGCAGTTTTTCCCGGTTGTTTAATAAACTATACCTACACAGAGATAGGCGATGCGTTTATAAGGATTTTAAATCGATTAAACATCGGCTACCTTGTTGACCCAAAACAACTCTGCTGCGGCGCACCTGTTTATTTTTCAGGCAATTTTAAAGATGCTGCATATCTTGCCAGAGCAAACATAAAACGATTCGAAGAATTGGATGTGGATTTTATTATTGTGCTTGAGCCCACCTGTGCAAGCACCATCAAACACGATTACGAAAAGCTTTTTATCTACTTAAAAGAAAGCAAATGGGAAGAGCGAGCAAAAAATATATCAAAAAAAATCATAGACCCTGTAAAGTTTCTATACGATCATACAGATCTTTTGAAAAAAATGGGCAGGTTAAATATAAAAACCACCTACCACGACCCATGCCATTTAAAAAGAACACAGAAAATCAAAGATGAACCAAGGGCTTTCTTAAAACAATCAACACTATTTAAGGAGATGAAAGAAGCCGATAGGTGTTGCGGAAACGGTGGCACATTCAGCATAGACTACCCCGACACATCGTTTAAAATTGCAACACGAAAACTCAACAACATTTTAAATTCAAACGCCGATCATCTAATAACAGGCTGCAGCGCCTGTATTATGCAGTTATCGGATATGCTAAAGCGCAACGGACATGAAAATATAAGGGTTTTGCATACAGTTGAGATAATCGATATGGCAATGGAGGCTAATTATGTCAAAAAAGGTTAA